The following proteins are encoded in a genomic region of Glycine soja cultivar W05 chromosome 17, ASM419377v2, whole genome shotgun sequence:
- the LOC114392451 gene encoding cytochrome P450 71A1-like encodes MALLKQWPYEVFSSTFYISLSFFISVLLLFKLTKRTKPKTNLNLPPSLPKLPIIGNIHQFGTLPHRSLRDLSLKYGDMMMLQLGQMQTPTLVVSSVDVAMEIIKTHDLAFSDRPHNTAAKILLYGCTDVGFASYGEKWRQKRKICVLELLSMKRVQSFRVIREEEAAKLVNKLREASSSDASYVNLSEMLMSTSNNIVCKCAIGRNFTRDGYNSGKVLAREVMIHLTAFTVRDYFPWLGWMDVLTGKIQKYKATAGAMDALFDQAIAEHLAQKREGEHSKRKDFLDILLQLQEDSMLSFELTKTDIKALVTDMFVGGTDTTAAVLEWAMSELLRNPNIMKKVQEEVRTVVGHKSKVEENDISQMHYLKCVVKEILRLHIPTPLLAPRVTMSDVKLKGYDIPAKTMVYINAWAMQRDPKFWERPEEFLPERFENSKVDFKGQEYFQFIPFGFGRRGCPGMNFGIASVEYLLASLLYWFDWKLPETDTQDVDMSEIFGLVVSKKVPLLLKPKTFSF; translated from the exons ATGGCTCTACTCAAACAATGGCCTTACGAAGTGTTTTCTTCTACCTTCTAtatatctctttctttctttatcagTGTGCTTTTATTGTTTAAGCTCACAAAAAGAACCAAACCCAAAACCAATCTGAATCTGCCTCCATCTCTACCAAAACTACCAATCATCGGTAACATTCATCAGTTTGGAACACTGCCACATCGATCTCTTCGAGACCTCTCTCTCAAATATGGTGATATGATGATGTTGCAGTTGGGGCAGATGCAAACTCCAACCCTAGTGGTTTCATCTGTAGATGTGGCCATGGAAATAATCAAAACTCATGACCTAGCCTTTTCTGACAGACCCCACAACACTGCTGCAAAGATCTTGCTCTATGGATGCACAGACGTTGGCTTCGCAAGCTATGGAGAAAAGTGGagacagaaaaggaaaatatgcgTCCTTGAACTTCTAAGCATGAAAAGGGTGCAATCATTTCGTGTCATAAGGGAAGAAGAGGCTGCGAAGTTGGTAAATAAGCTACGTGAGGCAAGCTCGAGTGATGCAAGTTACGTGAACCTAAGTGAGATGCTTATGTCAACGTCTAATAATATTGTGTGTAAGTGTGCTATTGGAAGGAACTTTACAAGAGATGGTTACAACAGTGGGAAAGTGTTAGCGAGGGAGGTTATGATTCATCTCACAGCTTTCACAGTGAGAGATTACTTTCCTTGGTTGGGTTGGATGGATGTTCTCACTGGAAAAATTCAGAAATACAAGGCCACTGCTGGAGCAATGGATGCTTTGTTTGATCAGGCAATTGCTGAACATTTGGCTCAGAAAAGAGAAGGTGAACACTCCAAAAGGAAAGACTTCCTGGATATCCTACTCCAACTTCAAGAGGATAGCATGCTCAGCTTTGAGCTCACCAAAACTGACATCAAAGCACTTGTAACG gaCATGTTTGTGGGAGGTACTGATACAACTGCGGCGGTATTAGAATGGGCCATGTCAGAGCTTTTAAGAAATCCGAACATAAtgaaaaaagttcaagaagaaGTGAGGACAGTTGTAGGTCATAAATCAAAAGTGGAAGAGAATGATATTAGTCAAATGCACTATCTAAAATGTGTAGTCAAAGAAATTCTAAGGTTACATATTCCTACTCCTCTTTTGGCTCCTAGAGTAACAATGTCTGATGTAAAACTGAAAGGATATGATATTCCTGCAAAAACAATGGTATATATCAATGCATGGGCAATGCAAAGAGATCCTAAATTTTGGGAACGCCCTGAAGAGTTCCTGCCAGAAAGATTCGAAAATAGTAAAGTTGATTTTAAAGGTCAAGAATATTTTCAGTTTATTCCATTTGGTTTTGGGAGAAGAGGATGTCCTGGGATGAATTTTGGAATTGCTTCTGTTGAGTATCTGCTTGCTAGTCTTCTTTACTGGTTTGATTGGAAGTTGCCTGAAACTGATACACAAGATGTAGATATGAGCGAGATATTTGGACTTGTTGTCTCAAAGAAAGTACCACTTCTCCTTAAACCAAAAACCTTTTCATTTTAA
- the LOC114393404 gene encoding serine/threonine-protein kinase AFC2-like isoform X1 — protein MEMERVFEFPHTHMDRRPRKRARLGWDIPEVPKAQVGLFCGQDVGTISSFAPSRGPSENTTSSLFVKPVARNGSPPWRDDDKDGHYMFALGENLTSRYKIHSKMGEGTFGQVLECWDRERKEMVAVKIVRGIKKYREAAMIEIEVLQQLGKHDKGGNRCVQIRNWFDYRNHICIVFEKLGPSLYDFLRKNNYRSFPIDLVREIGRQLLECIAFMHDLRMIHTDLKPENILLVSPEYVKVPDYKSSSRSPSSYFKRVPKSSAIKVIDFGSTTYEREDQNYIVSTRHYRAPEVILGLGWSYPCDIWSVGCILVELCTGGALFQTHENLEHLAMMERVLGPLPQPMLKRVDRHAEKYVRRGRLDWPEGATSRESIKAVMKLPRLQNLVMQHVDHSAGDLIHLLQGLLRYDPSERLTAKEALRHSFFMRDQFRR, from the exons CCGAGAAAGAGAGCGAGATTGGGCTGGGACATCCCTGAGGTCCCCAAG GCTCAGGTAGGATTGTTTTGTGGACAAGATGTTGGGACTATTTCAAGCTTTGCTCCTTCAAGGGGTCCCTCAGAAAATACCACTAGTTCTCTATTTGTTAAGCCAGTTGCTCGAAATGGTTCTCCCCCTTGGcgagatgatgacaaagatgggCATTACATGTTTGCGCTTGGAGAAAATTTAACTTCTCGCT ATAAGATACATAGCAAAATGGGTGAAGGAACTTTTGGGCAGGTCTTAGAATGCTGGGATAGAGAAAGGAAGGAAATGGTTGCCGTAAAAATTGTCCGTGGTATTAAGAAGTATCGAGAAGCAGCCATGATAGAAATTGAGGTGTTGCAACAGCTTGGTAAACACGATAAAGGAGGCAATCG TTGTGTGCAAATACGGAACTGGTTTGACTATCGTAATCATATCTGTATT GTGTTTGAGAAACTTGGACCAAGCTTATACGATTTTCTTCGGAAAAACAATTATCGCTCATTTCCCATTGATCTTGTCCGTGAGATTGGCAGACAACTATTGGAATGTATAGCAT TCATGCATGACTTGCGCATGATTCATACTGACCTGAAGCCTGAAAACATACTACTAGTTTCACCAGAGTATGTCAAAGTTCCTGACTACAAG aGTTCATCTAGATCACCAAGTTCCTATTTCAAGAGAGTTCCCAAATCAAGTGCTATAAAGGTTATTGATTTTGGCAGCACCACTTATGAGCGAGAAGATCAGAATTACATTGTATCAACTCGTCATTATAGGGCTCCTGAAGTTATCCTTG GACTTGGCTGGAGCTATCCATGTGATATCTGGAGTGTGGGATGTATCTTGGTTGAGTTATGCACG GGCGGAGCTTTGTTTCAGACTCACGAAAATTTGGAGCATCTTGCCATGATGGAAAGGGTACTTGGTCCATTACCACAGCCCATGTTGAAGAGAGTCGA CCGACATGCTGAGAAGTATGTTAGAAGGGGTAGATTGGACTGGCCTGAGGGTGCAACCTCAAGGGAGAGTATCAAAGCTGTAATGAAGCTTCCTAGGCTTCAG AACCTTGTAATGCAGCATGTAGATCATTCAGCTGGCGATCTCATACATCTCTTGCAGGGGTTACTTAGATATGACCCCTCTGAAAGACTTacagccaaggaagctcttagACATTCCTTCTTTATGAGAGATCAATTTAGAAGATAA
- the LOC114393404 gene encoding serine/threonine-protein kinase AFC2-like isoform X2, which produces MGEGTFGQVLECWDRERKEMVAVKIVRGIKKYREAAMIEIEVLQQLGKHDKGGNRCVQIRNWFDYRNHICIVFEKLGPSLYDFLRKNNYRSFPIDLVREIGRQLLECIAFMHDLRMIHTDLKPENILLVSPEYVKVPDYKSSSRSPSSYFKRVPKSSAIKVIDFGSTTYEREDQNYIVSTRHYRAPEVILGLGWSYPCDIWSVGCILVELCTGGALFQTHENLEHLAMMERVLGPLPQPMLKRVDRHAEKYVRRGRLDWPEGATSRESIKAVMKLPRLQNLVMQHVDHSAGDLIHLLQGLLRYDPSERLTAKEALRHSFFMRDQFRR; this is translated from the exons ATGGGTGAAGGAACTTTTGGGCAGGTCTTAGAATGCTGGGATAGAGAAAGGAAGGAAATGGTTGCCGTAAAAATTGTCCGTGGTATTAAGAAGTATCGAGAAGCAGCCATGATAGAAATTGAGGTGTTGCAACAGCTTGGTAAACACGATAAAGGAGGCAATCG TTGTGTGCAAATACGGAACTGGTTTGACTATCGTAATCATATCTGTATT GTGTTTGAGAAACTTGGACCAAGCTTATACGATTTTCTTCGGAAAAACAATTATCGCTCATTTCCCATTGATCTTGTCCGTGAGATTGGCAGACAACTATTGGAATGTATAGCAT TCATGCATGACTTGCGCATGATTCATACTGACCTGAAGCCTGAAAACATACTACTAGTTTCACCAGAGTATGTCAAAGTTCCTGACTACAAG aGTTCATCTAGATCACCAAGTTCCTATTTCAAGAGAGTTCCCAAATCAAGTGCTATAAAGGTTATTGATTTTGGCAGCACCACTTATGAGCGAGAAGATCAGAATTACATTGTATCAACTCGTCATTATAGGGCTCCTGAAGTTATCCTTG GACTTGGCTGGAGCTATCCATGTGATATCTGGAGTGTGGGATGTATCTTGGTTGAGTTATGCACG GGCGGAGCTTTGTTTCAGACTCACGAAAATTTGGAGCATCTTGCCATGATGGAAAGGGTACTTGGTCCATTACCACAGCCCATGTTGAAGAGAGTCGA CCGACATGCTGAGAAGTATGTTAGAAGGGGTAGATTGGACTGGCCTGAGGGTGCAACCTCAAGGGAGAGTATCAAAGCTGTAATGAAGCTTCCTAGGCTTCAG AACCTTGTAATGCAGCATGTAGATCATTCAGCTGGCGATCTCATACATCTCTTGCAGGGGTTACTTAGATATGACCCCTCTGAAAGACTTacagccaaggaagctcttagACATTCCTTCTTTATGAGAGATCAATTTAGAAGATAA